Within the Deltaproteobacteria bacterium genome, the region CGTTCGGTGGGTTGAATGACCGATGTACCTGATATCGCTTATGTGATCACCGCCGGAGGGGCGGAGCTTTCGGCACGCGGCCGCTTTGCTGCCCTTGCGCGAATACGCCGGTCCGCCCGCTCACTGGAGAATTTCGGAGGACGGGTGGCGCTTGCTCCACTCTCCCCAGGTGGTGTCGTCGGATGGAAGTTTGGGGAGCCACCGCTTGAAGTATTTCCCCTGTATCCCCAAAAGCCCCTTGGCGTATGGGTACCAAAGCGTGTTCGTCTCCCGGTCGTACAGGACAAAGGTGTTCCGGTAGGTCCACCCTGATGGG harbors:
- a CDS encoding DUF3179 domain-containing protein translates to MYSRQIDGQTLTLSPSGWTYRNTFVLYDRETNTLWYPYAKGLLGIQGKYFKRWLPKLPSDDTTWGEWSKRHPSSEILQ